From Desulfobacterales bacterium, the proteins below share one genomic window:
- a CDS encoding 16S rRNA (uracil(1498)-N(3))-methyltransferase: MRRFFTENRLFPDSMATISGTEARHIKTVLRMQPGDFVELVDGSGYAYIAEIEEITDTRVQVRVHEKYATGSESNIRVTMAIGFLKEKKMDLLVRHLTELGIAVFLPIITARSIARPPEKRLASRIERWQTIAKEAVKQSQRGRIPEIAWPAAFDEALELSQKADKKLIFWENAEAALPAADAPVPDTAEAFVMIGPEGGFTEKEALAAADQGFTPLTMGPRILRAETAAIAACTLIQYLYGDIRKKRP; the protein is encoded by the coding sequence ATGCGGCGCTTTTTTACTGAAAACAGACTGTTTCCGGATTCCATGGCTACCATTTCCGGCACCGAGGCCCGGCATATCAAAACCGTGCTGCGCATGCAGCCGGGCGATTTCGTCGAACTCGTGGACGGCTCCGGTTATGCCTATATCGCGGAAATTGAAGAGATAACCGATACCCGCGTGCAGGTTCGGGTGCATGAAAAATATGCCACGGGCTCTGAATCGAATATCAGGGTGACCATGGCGATCGGATTTTTAAAAGAAAAAAAAATGGATCTCCTGGTCCGCCACCTGACCGAACTCGGCATTGCTGTGTTTTTGCCCATAATCACCGCCCGCTCCATCGCCCGGCCGCCTGAAAAACGACTCGCCTCGCGCATTGAGCGGTGGCAGACCATTGCCAAAGAAGCGGTGAAGCAAAGCCAACGCGGCCGTATTCCCGAAATCGCATGGCCAGCCGCTTTTGACGAGGCGCTTGAATTGAGCCAAAAGGCGGATAAAAAGCTCATCTTCTGGGAAAACGCCGAAGCCGCCCTCCCCGCAGCGGATGCGCCGGTTCCTGATACCGCAGAGGCCTTTGTCATGATCGGCCCGGAAGGCGGTTTTACTGAAAAGGAAGCGCTGGCAGCCGCGGATCAGGGGTTTACCCCCCTTACCATGGGCCCTCGCATCCTGCGGGCGGAAACCGCTGCCATTGCCGCTTGCACGCTGATTCAATACCTCTATGGCGATATTCGTAAAAAAAGGCCTTGA
- a CDS encoding S16 family serine protease: MGQLVVIGDMSLGGNIVPGANIAETLQVAFDSGAKRILLPMSNVNDIPSVPGELFAKFQTSFYSDPVDAVFKALGVE, from the coding sequence ATGGGTCAGCTCGTGGTGATCGGAGACATGAGCCTTGGCGGAAACATCGTGCCCGGGGCCAACATCGCAGAAACCCTCCAGGTGGCCTTTGACTCCGGGGCAAAGCGGATCCTGCTTCCCATGAGCAATGTAAACGATATCCCCAGCGTACCGGGCGAGCTTTTTGCCAAGTTCCAGACCAGCTTTTATTCAGATCCCGTGGATGCGGTGTTTAAGGCGCTCGGGGTGGAGTAA
- a CDS encoding PglZ domain-containing protein, translating to MDTKQITEALGDIFDREKHRIVFWYDGVREFEEALPELGMEDVCVLRLDECSPLEAKIRLEIGDTSGRYLLYAPHEVPAPENDWLIDIRLRDAVVENGQRDFKPAKEIINRRLDGYWAGAFLAEISGMLGVLPGYTALSMAALLPHDTLSIKDNGDVLADGKPTSTIKQRENILAKNQGTASKAGDHDCHMHMVEIHNTGPAPDPVQRNCVLLRAYRQARDGSARGDRRHEPWRKHRARGQHRRNPPGGL from the coding sequence ATGGACACCAAACAGATAACAGAAGCCCTGGGCGATATATTTGACAGGGAAAAGCACCGGATCGTGTTCTGGTATGACGGAGTGCGGGAGTTTGAAGAAGCTCTGCCGGAACTGGGCATGGAGGATGTTTGCGTGCTGCGGCTCGATGAGTGCAGCCCCCTGGAGGCAAAAATCCGCCTGGAAATCGGGGATACCAGCGGCCGGTATCTGCTGTATGCCCCCCATGAAGTGCCTGCGCCGGAAAACGACTGGCTCATTGACATCCGCCTGCGGGATGCGGTTGTTGAAAACGGACAGCGGGATTTCAAACCGGCAAAAGAAATTATCAACAGGCGGCTTGACGGCTACTGGGCAGGCGCCTTTCTGGCGGAGATCTCGGGCATGCTCGGGGTGCTGCCCGGATATACGGCCCTTAGCATGGCAGCGCTGCTGCCGCATGACACGTTGTCGATCAAGGATAACGGGGATGTGCTGGCAGACGGAAAACCAACATCAACGATAAAGCAGCGCGAAAATATCCTGGCAAAAAATCAAGGCACCGCTAGCAAGGCGGGAGACCATGATTGCCACATGCACATGGTTGAGATCCACAACACCGGCCCGGCTCCTGACCCTGTGCAGCGTAATTGCGTTCTGCTACGGGCTTATAGGCAAGCCCGTGATGGGTCAGCTCGTGGTGATCGGAGACATGAGCCTTGGCGGAAACATCGTGCCCGGGGCCAACATCGCAGAAACCCTCCAGGTGGCCTTTGA
- a CDS encoding ATP-binding protein: protein MNLKMLKKLISAGESENMEFKNSTGQRTAAMKAVCGMLNRLGGFVLFGVTDKGELRGQDINANTMETISAELSRIDPPAFPDIETVTLENGKSVIALRVPGGGGVYTYDGRPYIRTGPATRVMPREEYERRLMDRMHSTRRWENEPVAKGVSIKDLDEEEIQMTLSNAVEAGRIDRPRNIDTQSILTGLGLIVDGRLTNAAVVLYGKSKKLETFYPQCAIHLARFRGENRLADFSDNRKYWGNAFSLLERAERFVLDHMQISGRVIPGRMKREDHPQYPPRAVREALANAICHRDYAIPGASVSVAIYDDRMEIVNPGSLHFGLTPEILTEPHESKPWNPLIANVFYRAGIIEQWGTGTLNIIDWCRENKNPDPEWSLSGGAVYLTLKPFAEKPDLTTQSATQSATQSATQSSDPVIRLIRILAHGPLSSAEIRDLLKLKHRPTLRKNYLHPALENGLVEMTIPEKPKSRLQKYRLTEKGSRLLNGKS from the coding sequence ATGAACCTGAAAATGCTGAAAAAGCTGATTTCTGCCGGCGAATCCGAAAATATGGAATTCAAAAATTCCACCGGCCAGCGTACCGCCGCCATGAAGGCAGTCTGCGGGATGTTAAACAGGCTGGGCGGGTTTGTGCTCTTCGGGGTTACGGATAAAGGCGAGCTGCGCGGCCAGGATATCAACGCAAATACCATGGAGACCATTTCCGCCGAACTCAGCCGGATCGACCCCCCGGCTTTTCCGGATATCGAAACCGTAACCCTGGAAAACGGAAAATCAGTTATCGCACTGCGCGTGCCTGGAGGCGGCGGGGTATACACATATGACGGCAGGCCCTATATCCGAACCGGCCCGGCCACACGGGTCATGCCCCGGGAAGAATACGAGCGCCGGCTCATGGACCGCATGCATTCCACCCGGCGATGGGAAAACGAACCGGTTGCAAAAGGCGTGTCCATAAAAGACCTGGATGAAGAAGAAATCCAGATGACCCTGTCTAACGCAGTAGAGGCCGGGAGGATTGACAGGCCGAGAAACATCGACACTCAATCCATCCTCACGGGGCTGGGGCTGATTGTTGACGGGCGGCTGACCAATGCTGCTGTGGTATTGTACGGCAAGAGCAAGAAACTGGAAACCTTTTACCCCCAGTGCGCAATTCATCTGGCCCGTTTCCGGGGAGAAAATCGGCTGGCCGACTTTTCAGACAACCGGAAATACTGGGGCAATGCGTTTTCGCTGCTTGAGCGGGCCGAAAGGTTTGTCCTGGATCACATGCAAATTTCAGGAAGAGTGATTCCCGGCAGGATGAAACGGGAGGATCATCCTCAGTATCCGCCTCGTGCCGTGCGGGAGGCTCTGGCAAATGCCATTTGTCACCGGGATTACGCTATACCGGGTGCATCCGTATCTGTTGCGATCTACGATGATCGAATGGAAATTGTAAACCCCGGCTCCCTGCACTTTGGCCTGACCCCGGAAATTCTGACAGAGCCTCATGAGTCCAAGCCCTGGAATCCCCTGATAGCCAATGTGTTTTACCGGGCGGGTATTATTGAGCAATGGGGAACCGGTACGTTAAACATTATCGACTGGTGCAGGGAAAATAAGAATCCTGATCCGGAATGGTCACTTTCGGGAGGTGCGGTTTATCTGACTTTAAAACCGTTTGCGGAAAAACCGGATTTAACGACCCAGTCGGCGACCCAGTCAGCGACCCAGTCAGCGACCCAGTCGAGTGATCCGGTAATCCGGCTCATAAGAATATTGGCGCATGGACCGTTATCATCAGCCGAGATAAGGGATCTGCTGAAACTCAAGCACCGGCCGACATTGCGAAAGAACTACCTGCATCCCGCGCTTGAGAATGGGCTTGTAGAAATGACCATACCGGAAAAGCCCAAAAGCAGGCTGCAGAAATATCGTCTCACTGAAAAAGGCAGCAGATTGCTGAACGGGAAATCTTAA
- a CDS encoding permease — protein sequence MIAALIILIILAAAASAYAYKKGDGSHVRGFKIAGNTFINIAPLLFIAFILAGFMQVVIPPELIKSWLGEEAGLKGIFIGSIGGALIPGGPYIAFPIIATIYKAGAGLGTAVACVTGWALWGVITTMFELAIIGHRFTLLRLGLVLIFPPIAGILANMFF from the coding sequence TTGATTGCCGCCCTTATTATCTTAATTATTTTGGCTGCCGCAGCTTCGGCTTACGCTTACAAAAAAGGCGACGGCTCCCATGTGCGGGGTTTTAAAATTGCCGGCAACACGTTTATCAATATCGCGCCCCTGCTTTTTATCGCGTTTATACTGGCCGGATTTATGCAGGTGGTTATCCCGCCGGAGTTGATCAAAAGCTGGCTGGGGGAAGAAGCCGGTTTGAAGGGGATTTTTATCGGAAGCATCGGGGGCGCTTTGATTCCCGGGGGCCCCTATATCGCTTTTCCCATCATTGCCACCATATACAAGGCGGGCGCGGGACTCGGCACCGCAGTTGCCTGCGTTACCGGATGGGCATTATGGGGGGTGATTACCACCATGTTTGAGCTCGCTATCATCGGGCACCGCTTTACTCTGCTAAGGCTGGGCCTGGTTTTGATTTTTCCTCCAATTGCCGGAATATTGGCCAATATGTTTTTCTGA
- a CDS encoding permease, which yields MKNTVLAMCGITIFLAVVGVVRQGPAIIIQALMVGGKMLIEVMPLLIAAFILAGMVQVLVSRETIRKWLGKDSGMKGIMLGGIAGALVPGGPYIFYPIAASFLLSGAEIGTVVTFVVAKNLWSLSRLPMEVALLGPELTFIRFIVTFIFPIIIGVIANTFFRGYVDKVRDQIRHIQGAGEET from the coding sequence ATGAAAAATACGGTGCTTGCAATGTGCGGGATAACAATCTTTCTGGCCGTGGTCGGCGTTGTCCGGCAGGGACCGGCAATCATTATCCAGGCCCTGATGGTCGGGGGAAAAATGCTGATAGAAGTCATGCCCCTGTTAATAGCCGCTTTTATACTTGCGGGAATGGTTCAGGTGCTCGTCTCCAGGGAGACCATAAGGAAATGGCTGGGAAAAGATTCCGGCATGAAAGGGATAATGCTTGGCGGTATTGCCGGCGCGCTGGTCCCCGGGGGACCGTATATTTTTTATCCGATCGCCGCCTCTTTTCTGCTTTCCGGTGCTGAAATAGGCACGGTGGTCACTTTTGTGGTGGCCAAAAACCTCTGGAGTCTGAGCCGCCTGCCAATGGAGGTTGCTTTGCTGGGACCGGAACTTACCTTTATCAGATTCATCGTAACCTTTATATTCCCGATTATCATCGGTGTTATCGCCAACACCTTTTTTAGGGGCTACGTGGATAAAGTCAGGGACCAGATCCGGCATATACAAGGGGCGGGGGAAGAAACTTGA